CGACATCGACCTGCTCGCGCCCATGGGCGCGAACGGGCTGGCCGCGGTCTACGTCACGGTGACCACGCTCGATGCCCGGCTCGCGCGCGTGCTCGAACCGCGCGCGGCCGCGCCGCACCGGCGCCTGCGCACCATCCGCACCCTGGCCGAGGCCGGCATTCCCGTGGGCGTGAGCGTGTCGCCGCAGATCCCCTTCCTCAACGAAGACATGGAGCAGGTGCTCGAAGCCGCGCGCGAGGCCGGCGCGCGGCGCGCCTTCTACCAGGTGCTGCGCCTGCCCTGGGAGCTCTCGCCCATCTTCCGCCAGTGGCTCATGCAGCACTGCCCCGATCGCGCGGGTCGCGTGATGGCGCGCATCCAGGACATGCGCGGCGGCCAGGACTACGACAGCGACTTCGGCACCCGCATGAAAGGCAGCGGCCCCTGGGCCGACCTGCTGCGCCAGCGCTTCCACAAGGCCTGCACGCGCCTGGGTTACCAGCAGGAGCGCACGCCCTTCGACACCACGCGCTTCACGCCCGGGGCCTTGTCGGCCCAGGGTCAGCTGTTCTGATCGAGCAGCGCGAGCGCGTCGTCGGCCCAGTAGCGCACGGCGTTGTAGTAGCCCTCCCACACGCAGCCGTTGCAGCCGCGGCCACAGCAGGTGGTGGGCTCGGGCGGCGGCGCGCGCAGGGCCTGCTCGAGCGCGATGCCTTCGCGCTGCGCGCGGTGGCGCAGGTGCGCGATCAGCGCGTGCGCGGTGGCAAGGTCGGCCGGCATCAGGTCGGCGGCGCGGATGCGGCGGAAGCGCTTTTGCTCGAGGCCTTCGAACCGCCCCGTCTCGTTGAACATGGCCGCGGGCCGCACCCACAGGCCCTGGGCGCCGTAGAGCGCGCGGTACAGCACCAGCGGCTGCAGCGTCTCGCTGCAGCGCACGGTGTCGATCACCTCGTACCAGCCGCCCTTGTAGTGGCGGTACAGGCCCGGCGGGGTCGGGGTCAGCGGGGGCAGGTCGTGGTCGGTCACGCGGGGAGGGGGGCAGGGGAGGCAGGGGGGGCAGGGCGGTCGGGCGCGAGTGTAGGGTGTGGCCAGGCCGGGGGCGTGATGCGCGAGCGCGAGCGGCCTTCGCGCCAGGCCGCCTGCCACACGGGCAGCGTGGCGTGCGGGTCGTCGCCCAGGCCGCGCACCACGCAGGCCGTGGCCGCGCCCGTGGCCGCGGCCTGCGCCAGTTGCTCGGGCGCCAGGATGCCGCCGATCGCGACCACCGGCAGGCCCGCCATGCGCACCCACCAGGCGAGGTTGTCCAGGCCCTGCGGCACCCAGGGCATGGCCTTGGTGAGCGTGGGCCACACCGGGCCGCAGGCCACCATCGCGGGCGCCGCGCCGCGCGCGCGGCACAGTTCCCACAGGCTGTGCGAGCTCAGGCCGAGTTGCAGGCCCAGGGCCTGTGCGGCCGCGATGGCCGCACGCTCGGTCTCGTCGAGCGACAACCAGTCCTCCTGGCCCAGGTGCAGCGCGGGCGCGCCGATGGCGAGCGCGCTGCGCCAGTGGTCGTTGACCACCAGCGTGGCGCCGTGGGCCTGCGCAGCGCGCAGCGCCTCGCGCAACTCGGGCACGAGCGCGGGGTGGTCGCGTTCGGCCTTGATGCGCAATTGCACCAGCCGCGCGCCGGCCTCGGCGCAGGCGCGCACGCGCGCCGCGCTGTCGACGATGGCGTAGACGCCAGCATCGGGCCGCGCGTCGCGCGGCGGCACCCAGGGGATGCGGCGGTCGCCGCACGAGAGCACGGGCAGGTCGGCCGCGCTGGCGTGGTCGGGCAGGCGCGCGAGCACCGCGGCGTCGGCCGCGACCCAGCCCTGCGCGAGCGCGGCCTCGAAGCGCGCCGCGTGGTCGGCGGGCCCGCTGCGCGGGCGCGCCAGCCAGCCCTGCGCGTGCGGCGTGTCGAGCCAGTCGTGCGTGTCGCCCGTGATCACCACGGCCGCGGCGCCGCGCGCGCGCAGCACGCGCGCGAGCATGGGCACGGGCGTGTGGCCCGCGAGCAGGTTCAGCCGCGCGGCGGCTTCGCGCGCACCGATGCGCAGCACAGGCGATTCGCTCATGGCGGGCCTCATCCGATCAGCAGCGGCCGGCCGGCCACGGGTGTGCTGGCCACGGCCATGTCCTGCGGCGCCATCACGCCGGCCTCGAAGGCCAGGCGGCCCGCGCGCACCGCGTCGCCGAAGGCGGACGCCATGGCCACCGGGTCGCGCGCCTGCGACACGGCCGAGTTGAGCAGCACAGCGTCGAAGCCGAGCTCGAGCGCCTGCGCCGCGTGCGAGGGCGCGCCGATGCCGGCGTCGACCACCAGGGGCACGCCGGGCAGCCGCGCGCGCAGCGTGCGCAAGGCCCAGGGGTTGAGCAGGCCCTGGCCCGAGCCGATCGGCGCGCCCCAGGGCATGAGCAGTTCGCAGCCCGCATCGAGCAGGCGCTGGCAGCTCACGAGGTCGTCGGTGCAGTAGGGGAACACCGCGAAGCCCGCGCGCACGAGCTCGGTCGCGGCCTCGAGCGTGCCCCAGGGGTCGGGCTGCAGGGTGTGCTCGTCGCCCACCACCTCGAGCTTGATCCAGCGCGTGCCGTGCAGCTCGCGCGCCATGTGGGCCAGGGCCACGGCCTCGCGCGCGCTGCGGCAGCCCGCGGTGTTGGGCAGCAGGTGCAGGCCGCGCGCGCGCAGCTCGGTGAGCAACTCGCCCAGAAAGCCGTTGTCGCCCGCGGCCGCGAGCGTGCGCCGCAGTCCCACGGTGACCACCGCCGCGCCGCTGGCGGCGATCGCGTCGCGCAGCACCGCGGGTGAGGGGTAGCCCGCGGTGCCGATCATGAGGCGGCTGGGCAGGGCTTTGCCGTAGGCGGTCCAGGTCTCGGTTGCGGTGTTCACTTTCAGCCTCCAACGATGGCTTCGAACGTGACGACCACATCGCCCGCGCGCAGCGGCGTTTGCGCGCGTGCTTCGCGCGGCACGAAGCGCGCGTTGAGCGCGGTGGCCACGCGCGCGGGGTTCACGCCCTGCTGTTCGAGCAGGGCCGCGAGGGTGAGGCCTTCGGGGCAGGGCAGTGGATGGTCGTTGAAGTGCACGGTGGCCTCAGGCGGTGGCGGTGTCATGGGGGTTCTCCAGGCCCGCGGCGGCGAGCGCGTCCTGCACCAGCGCGGGGGCGATCAGCCAGCCGTGGCGGAACAGGCCGTTGAGGCGCAGCAGGCCGCTTTCGTGGTGCACGAAGGGCAGGTGGTCGGTGCGCGCGGGGCGCAGGTGGCTGTCCAGGCGCTCGATGCGCGCCTCGGCGAGTTCGGGCACCAGGCTGTGCGCGGCGCTCAGCAACTCCACGGTGCTGCGCAGGCTCGGCGCCGAGGTGTCTTCGCTTTCGATCTCGCTTGCGCCCACCACGATGCGTCCGCCCGGGCGCGGCACCAGGTAGACGCGGTGGCGCGGGTGCAGCAGGCGCAGCGGCCGCGCCAGTGGCACGCCGGGCGCGTGCAGCCACACGAGCTCGCCGCGCACGCCGCGCAGCGCCACCTGTGGCCGCGCGCCCAGGCCGCGCGTGTCCACCGCGAGCTCGCAGCGGTGTTCGCGGCCGTGGCTGTCGCGCAGGCGGCCCGGGTCCACGCTGCAAATGGCGGTGCCCCAATGCCAGCGCACGCCCGGGGCCTGCTCGGCCAGCGCCTGCAGCAGTTCGCCGGGCAGCACCTGGCCTTCGCCGGGCAGGTGCCAGGCCAGCAGGCCGGGCGCGAGCGCGGGTTCGAGCGCGCGCTGCTGCGCCGCGTCGAGCGGCTCGGGGGCCGGGGCTTCGGGCACGGCCGCGATGCGCGCCAGCACGCGCGCGGCCGCGCCGCGGTCGCTGCCGTGCGCGAGCAGCAGGCTGCCCTGTGTGCGCACCAAGGGCTCGGCGCCCCCGAGCGCGGCCCCGATGGCCTGCCAGCGCGGCAGCGAGCGCCAGCCGAGCCGCGCGATGCGCGCATCGGCGTGGTCGAGTTCGGCGATGGGGCTGAGCATGCCGGCGGCGCTGAAGCCCGCGGCGCCGGAACGCCCGCCTGGGGAACCCCCACCTGTATGGGCTGGGGGCGGTGGGCACGGCCCGTCGGCGGGGTCGAACACGCTCACCGAATGCCCGGCGTGCGCGAGTCGCCAGGCCATGAGCCGGCCCGCGACGCCCGCGCCCGCGATCGCGATGCGGGCCATGGCTCAGCCCTTCTTCAGCGTTTCGAGCGGCACGTAGAACGCGCCGCCCGCGGCCTTGAACGCGGCCGACTTCTCGGCCATGCCGCGCTCGGCGTACTCGCGCACGTCCTGCGTGATCTTCATCGAGCAGAACTTGGGGCCGCACATGGAGCAGAAGTGCGCTTCCTTGCTCGAGTCCTTGGGCAGGGTCTCGTCGTGGTAGGCCTCGGCGGTGTCGGGGTCGAGACCGAGCGCGAACTGGTCGCGCCAGCGGAACTCGAAGCGCGCCTTGCTCATGGCGTCGTCGCGCGCGCGTGCGCCCGGGTGGCCCTTGGCGATGTCGGCCGCGTGGGCCGCGATCTTGTAGGCGATGATGCCCTGCTTGACGTCGTCGCGGTCGGGCAGTCCCAGGTGTTCCTTGGGCGTCACGTAGCACAGCATGGCCGTGCCCATCCAGCCGATCATGGCCGCGCCGATCGCGCTGGCGATGTGGTCGTAGCCCGGGGCGATGTCGATGGTGAGCGGGCCCAGGGTGTAGAAGGGCGCCTCGTGGCAGTGCTTGAGCTGCTCGTCCATGTTGGCCTGGATCAGGTGCATGGGCACGTGGCCGGGGCCTTCGATCATGGTCTGCACATCGTGCTTCCACGCGATCTGCGTGAGTTCGCCGAGCGTGCGCAGCTCGGCGAATTGCGCCTCGTCGTTGGCGTCGGCGGCGCTGCCGGGGCGCAGGCCGTCGCCGAGCGAGAAGCTCACGTCGTAGGCCTTCATGATGTCGCAGATCTCTTCGAAGTGCGTGTAGAGGAAGTTCTCCTTGTGGTGCGTGATGCACCACTTGGCCAGGATGGAGCCGCCGCGCGAGACGATGCCGGTGCGCCGCTTCGTGGTGAGCGGAATGAAGGGCAGGCGCAGGCCCGCGTGGATGGTGAAGTAGTCCACGCCCTGTTCGGCCTGCTCGATCAGCGTGTCGCGGAACACCGCCCAGCTCAGGTCCTCGGCCACGCCGCCCACTTTTTCGAGCGCCTGGTAGATCGGCACGGTGCCGATGGGCACCGGTGAGTTGCGCACGATCCAATCGCGCGTGGTGTGGATGTTCCTGCCCGTGGACAGGTCCATCACGGTGTCGCCGCCCCAGCGGATCGACCACACGAGTTTTTCCACCTCTTCCTCGATGCTCGAGGTGACCGCCGAGTTGCCGATGTTGGCGTTGATCTTCACCCCGAAGTTGCGGCCGATGGCCATGGGCTCGAGCTCGGGGTGGTTGATGTTGGCGGGAATGATCGCGCGCCCGCGCGCCACCTCGTCGCGCACGAACTCGGGCGTGATCCGCTCGGGGATGCGCGCACCCATGGGGTTGCCGCGCAGGCGCGCCTCGCGCTCGGCGTCGCCCAGGTATTCCTGCATCCACTCGCGCTTGCCGTTCTCGCGGATCGCCACGTACTCCATCTCGGGCGTAACGATGCCCTGCCGCGCGTAGTGCATCTGGGTCACGTTGCGGCCGGTCCGGGCGCGGCGCGGCGTGCGCTGCAGCGCCGCGGCTTCGGCGCGCAGCGCGGCGAGGCGCTCGGTCGCACTTGAATTCGGGGCCTCGTGCTTCGCACCATCGTCGAGCGCCTGGCGTTCACGGCCCGCGTAGGCCTCGGTGTCGCCGCGGGCGTCGATCCAGGCTGCGCGCACCGGCGCCAGGCCCTGGCGCACGTCGATCTGCGCCGTGGGGTCGGTGTAGGGGCCCGAGGTGTCGTAGACCGTCACGCGCTCGCCGTTGGTGAGCGCGATCTCGCGCATGGGCACGCGAACACCCGGCAGTGCGCCGGGCACGAAGACCTTGGTGGAAGCGGGAAAGGGCTCGCGCGTCAGCGTGAGCAGCGGGGCAAAGGTGTCGGGGGCGTTCATGGCGGTCTCCAGAGGGCGGGCAAACACGGCGGGGTGTCTGCTCCGGAGGACCGCCAACGGGGGCGCGCCACGGGCCCTGCGCCCACCAAGGGCCTGGCCATGACACGCCCGGTGTGGGCATGCGCTCTTCTTTCGCCGGTACTAGCCGGATCAAGTTCACGGGTTCGGCTTCACAGCCATCTCAGCGCGGGCCTTTGCAGGCCGGTGCACCCCGGAGCAGCGCGCAGTGTACGCGGCAGCCGCGGGGGGCCGTCAAGTCAGGCCTTGCCGCAGGCTTGCAGGTAGCGCGGCTCGTTCTCGAGCACGTGGCCGCGCAGCAGCGCCGCGGCCTTCTTCGGGTCCTGGTCTTCCACCGCGTCGACCAGCACCTGGTGGCTGGACACCGCGTTGCTGATCGGCGAGCGGTGGCGCAGCGCCGTGAGCTGGTGGCGCAGCAGCTCGTAGCTCGCGCGCAGGTACTGGTTGTCGCAGCACTCGAAGAAGGCGTGGTGGAAGCTCATGTCGATGCGCGCGAGGGCCGGCAGGTCCTTGGCGCGCTCGGCCACCTTCATCTCCTTCACGCACTGCGCCATGCGCTGCAGCAGCGCCTGCGGGTGCGTGGCCATGGCCTCGCGCAGCGCCTCGATCTCGACCATGGCGCGGAACTGCAGCAGGTGTGCGAGCTGCTGCGGCGACAGCGTGAACACGAAGGTGCCGCGCTGCGGATGGATCTCGACCAGGCCCTGCGACTGCAGACGCACCAGCGCTTCGCGCACCGGCGTCTTGCTCACGCCCATGCGCGCCGCGAGCTGCGCCTCCGACACCTGTTCGCCCAGCTTCAGGTCGCCCGTGACGATGGCCTCGCGGATGCGTTCGCCCACCACATCGGTGAGCAGGCGGGGGCGTTGCAGTTCAAGGGCGGCGTTCATGGGGATGAGGCTCGTGAGGCCGCGAGTATAGGGTTATTGCTGATTTGAGATCTGAGATATCAGATACGATAGCCGACACCGCGTCAAGCAGAACAACCCGGAGACACGCCTTGAGCTCCCCGCCTTCCGCCGCGCCCGCGCATCCGCTGGCGCGCGCTTTCCTCGCCGCCAACCGCTGGGCGCTGATCGGCCTGCTCGGTGTGATGGCCGTGCTGGTCATCGGCAATGTGATCACGCGCTACGCGTTCGGCCATTCCTATCCCTGGGTGGAAGAGGCCACGCGCTACATGATGATCTGGGCCGCCTTCCTCGGCGCTGGTCCTGCGCTGCGCGTGGGCGGGCACATCGCGATCGACACCTTGCAGGTGGCGCTGCCGCCTGCGCTGGCGCGCCTGCTGCGCGCCCTCATCGTGCTCATCGTGGCGGCCACGCTGGCCCTGGTGCTGTGGCTGGGCATCGAATACGTGGACTTCGCCTGGTACCAGGAGTCGCCCGTGCTGGGCTGGTCGCTCGGCAAGGTCTACCTCGCGCTGCCGCTGGGCGCGGCGCTGATGCTGGTGCACCTGGCCATGGTGGCGCGGCGCTGGATTGTCCAGGGCGAATGGGAGCGGGTCGAGGGCTTCGACCCCCAGGCCCTCTGAGCACGGAGCACGCACGATGACGACCGTTCTCGGCCTGGTGTTTCTCGCCCTCATGGTGCTGGGCGCACCCATCGCCTTCGCCATGCTCATCGCCGGCCTCGTGGCCGTGTGGCTCAAGCCCGGCCTGAGCGAACTGGTGGTGATGCAGAACCTCTTCAGCGGCCTCGACAGCTTCCCGTTGATGGCCATTCCCTTCTTCATCCTCGCGGCCGAGCTCATGACCGGCGGTGCGCTCACCGACGTGCTGCTCAGGTTCGCCGCGCGGCTCGTGGGCATGCGCCGCGGCGGCCTGGGCCACGCCAACATCCTCACGCTCACCTTCTTCTCGGGCATCAGCGGCTCGGCGCTGGCCGACGCCGCAGGCCCGGGCGCCATGCTGATCAAGATGATGCGCAAGGCCGGCTACCAGGACGCGTACGCGGCCGCGCTCACCGCGAGCACCGCCATCGTGGGACCCATCATCCCGCCCTCGATCATCATGATCGTCTACGCGCTGACCGACACCAGCGTGACCATCACCGGCCTGTTCCTGGCGGGCGTGGTGCCGGGCTTTCTGATCGCGCTCTCGCTCATGGTGGTCAACCACTGGATCAGCGTGAAGCGCGACTACCGATCTTCGCCCGACCTGATCGACCCTGCGCCGCTGCTGCGCCTGTTCTGGCGCGCGCTGCCCGCGCTCATGCTGCCGGTGATCATCCTGGGCGGCATCCACCTGGGCATCTTCACGCCCACCGAGGCTTCGGCCGCCGCGGTGCTCTACGCGCTGATTGTGGGCCGCTACGTGTACGGCACGCTGCGCTGGTCCATGCTGCCCGACATCCTGTTCCGCTCGGCGCTGATGACCGCGTCCATCCTGTTCATCGTCGCGACCTCGGCGGTGTTCGCGTGGGTGCTCACGGTGGGTCAGATCCCGCAGCAGATGGCGGCCTGGATCGCGGGCATGCAGCTCTCGCCGATCGAGCTGCTGATCGCGATCAACGTGCTGTTGCTGCTCGTGGGCATCTTCATCGAGCCGCTGCCGGGCGTGATGATCATGGTGCCCATCCTCGCACCGCTGGCCGAGGCCGCGGGCCTGAACCCGCTGCACTTCGCGATCGTGGTGATCGTGAACCTCACGCTGGGCATGGTCACCCCGCCCGTGGGCGGCCTGCTGTTCGTCACTTCGGCCGTCTCGGGCGTGCGCATGGGCCCCATGGTGCGCGAGATGGCGCCCATGCTGGCGGCGCTGTTCACCGTGCTCGCGCTGCTCACCTTCGTGCCCGCTTTCTCCACCTGGCTGCCCAACCTGCTGGGCTACGCCCACTGACCCTTCCCCCAAGACCCACCACCGCAAGGAGACATCCCGTGAAACTGCACCGCAAGCACTTCCTGACCGCCGTGGCCGCCGCTGCGCTGGCCTTCGGCGCCGGCCCGGCCTTCGCGCAGAAGGTGCTCAAGTACACGCACTTCCAGCCCGCGGGCAACGACCAGCCCAAGCACGCCGCCGCGCTCGCCTTCAAGGAGCACGTGGAGAAGGCCACCAACGGCTCGATCAAGGTCGAGCTCTACCCCGCGGGCCAGCTCGGTCCCGCGCAGCAGGTCATGGAAGGCCTGCGCCTGGGCTCGGTGGAGCTCGCCGTGGTGCACGACGGCGGCATCCCCGGCGTCTACAAGACCTTCAACATCTTCGGCCTGCCCTTCCTGTTCAACGACCACGCGCACGCCTACGCGGTGCTCGACGGCAAGTTCGGCCAGGAGCTGGCAGAAGACATGCGCAAGCGCACGGGCATCCGCCTGATGGGCTACGCGGACAACGGCATCCGGCACTTCACCAACAGCAAGCGCGCCATCCGCACGCCCGAGGACATGAAGGGCCTGAAGATCCGCGTGCAGCCCAGCCCGGTGTTCGTGAAGCTGGTCGAATCGCTGGGCGCGAGCCCGACCGCGATCGATTGGGGCGAGCTGCCCGCCGCGCTCGCGCAAGGCACGGCCGATGGCCAGGAGAACGGCGTCACCAACATCATGGCGGCCAGCCTGTTCCAGCACCAGAAGCACATCACGCTCGACGGCCACGTGTACAGCCTGCACGCCTACATGGTGAGCGAGCGTTTCTTTAACGGCCTGAGTGCCGCGGAGAAGCAGGCCGTGACCGAGGGCGTGGACAAGGCCAAGAAGATCCACCGCGACATGACGCGCGCGCAAGACCTCTCGGCCAAGAAGGTGCTGACCGAGAAGGGCATGACGGTGACCGAGCTCACGCCGGCCGAGATCGACCGCTTCCGCAAGGTCGCCCAGCCCGTGGTGCGCGCCTACCTCGAAGCCGAGGTGAGCAAGGAGTGGACCGAGAAGCTGCTGCAGGCCGCGGCGACCACCAAGTGAGCGGGCGTCCGACCCTCGACCGCCTGGTGGTGGCCCTGGACGACGGCTACGCCGCCTACGACCAGGAAGAGGCGCTGCTGGCCGAGGTGGGCGCGCGCTTCGAGCTGCGCCCCTGCCGCCGCAACGAAGACGCGGCCATCGCCTCGGTGGCCGACGCCGACGTGCTGCTGGTGCGCGAGTCGCCGGTGACGCGGCGCGTGCTCGAGGCCGCGCCGCGCTGCCGCGCGGTGATCCGCTACGGCATCGGCGTGGACAACATCGACCAGGCCGCCGCGCGCGAGCGCCGCATTGCGGTGGCCAACGTGCCCGACTACGGCACCGACGAGGTCAGCTCGCAGGCCGTGGCGCTCGCGCTCGCGGTTTCGCGCCGCATCGGCCTGCACGACGCCGAGGTGCGCGCGGGCCGCTGGTCCACCGGCGTGCTGCAGCCCATGTACCGGCTGCGCGGCCGCACCCTGGGCCTGGTGGGCTTCGGCCGCATCGCGCGCATGACGCTGGACAAGCTCGCGGGCTTCGGCTTCGGCCGCGTGCTGGTGCACGACCCCAAGAGCGAGCTGCCCGCGGGCGTGCAGCGCGTGGACATGGACACGCTGTGTGCCGAGGCCGATGTGATCTCGCTGCACGCGCCGCTCAACGAACACACGCGCCACCTGCTCGATGCGCGCCGCATCGGCCTGATGCGGCCCACCGCCATCGTGGTGAACACCGCGCGCGGCGGGCTGGTCGACACGCAGGCGCTGTACGAAGCGCTGCGCGAGCGCCGCATCCTGGGCGCGGGGCTCGATGTGTTCGAGCAGGAGCCGCCGGGCGCGCACCCCATCTTCACGCTGGACAACGTGGTGGTGACCAACCACATGGGCTGGTACAGCGAAGAAGCCATGCGCGAGCTGCAACGCAAGACCGCGCTGGAGGCCGCGCGCGTGCTGCGTGGCGAAGAACCCCTGCACTGGCTCAACCGCTGGTGAATTCCTGAACGACGACTGGAGTGGAAATGGACAAGCAATTGCAGACCCTGATCGACGGCTTCAACCAGGTGGCCGTGGCCTCGGTGGCCGACGCCGTGGACAAGGTCTGTGGCCGCCGTGGCTACATGGCGAGCGACATCAAGCCGCGCATCAACGACAAGCGCATCTGCGGCCCGGCGGCCACGGTGCTCGAAGCGGCCACCGATGAATTCGTACCGCCGCAGCACGCGCTGGACCTGATCGACGAGGCCGAGGCCGGCAGCGTGATCGTGATCAGCATCGAAGGCGGCGAGCCCGATGTGGCGGTGTGGGGCGGGCTGATGACCGCGGGCGCGGTGGCCAATGGCCACGCGGGTGCGGTGCTCGACGGCGGCGTGCGCGACCTCACCGAGATCCGGCGCGACTACGGCTTTCCCGTGTACGCGCGCGACGTGAGCCCCGCCACCACGCTGGGCCGCTACCGCACCGTGGCCTCGCAGGTGCCGGTGCGCGTGGCCGGTGTGATCGTGCACCCGGGCGACATCGTGGTGGGCGACGTGGACGGCGTGGTGGTGGTGCCGCGCGAGCAGGCCGCCGAGGTGCTGCGCGTGGCGCGCGAGATCGACGAGCGCGAGCTCGAGCAGGCCCGACTCATCATCGCCGAGAAGTCGCTGCGCAAGGGCCTTGCCAAATATGGCCGCATCTGAGCCCAAGCCAGCCACGCCCGGGGCCGCGGACATCGTGGCCTACGGCGAGGCCATGGTGGAGTTCAACCAGACCGGCGAGGGCGGCGGGCGTCAGTACCTGCAGGGCTTTGGCGGCGACACCTCGAACTTCGCCATTGCCGCGGCGCGCCAGGGTGCGCGCGTGGCCTACCTGAGCGCGCTCGGCGACGACCCCTACGGCGCGATGCTGCGCCGCCTGTGGGATGAGGAGGGCGTGGACCACACGCACGTGGCCACCGACCCGGCCGCGTTCAGCGCGATCTACTTCGTCACGCACGGCGAGCGCGGCCACCAGTTCAGCTTCTTCCGCACCGGCTCGGCCGCGAGCCGCATGACGCCCGCCACGCTGCCGCGTGCGCCCATCGAGGCCGCGCGTGTGCTGCACCTGTCGGGCATCTCGCTCGCGATCTCGCCCAGCGCCTGCGACGCGGGCTACGCCGCGATCGACTGTGCGCGCGCCGCGGGCACCTGGGTCTCGTTCGACACCAACCTGCGCCTGAAACTGTGGAGCGTGCAGCGCGCGCGCGCCGTCATGAGCGACGTGATCGGCCTGTGCGACATCTGCCTGCCCAGCTACGACGACGTGGTCGCCATCACCGGCCTGACCGAGCCCCATGCGCTGGTGGACCATTGCCTGCGCCTGGGCGCAAAGACGGTCGCGCTCAAGCTCGGCGAGCAGGGCGCGATCGTGGCCAGCGCGCACGAGCGCCACCGCATTGCGCCCGCGGCCTGCCGGCCGGTGGACGCCACCGGGGCGGGGGATGCGTTCGGCGGCGCCTTCGTGGCGCGCCTGGTGGCCGGTGACGACCTGGCCAGCGCGGGGCGTTACGCGGCCACGGTGGCGGCGCTGTCGACCGAGGGCTACGGCGCGGTGGCGCCGATCCCGCGCGCTGCGCAGGTGCGCGCACTCACACAGGCCGCAAGCCATCCCGCGGCGGATCGACCGCGCTCAGCCGGCTGAGCTTGCGTCGGGCGCCGGGGCTGAGCCGCGCGAGCGTGCGCACGACCTCGGCCGTCGACACCGCCTGGGCGTTGCGGGGCAAGTGGGATCGTGCCTGCGCCAGCACCTCCGCATTGC
This is a stretch of genomic DNA from Hydrogenophaga crocea. It encodes these proteins:
- a CDS encoding oxidoreductase-like domain-containing protein translates to MPADLATAHALIAHLRHRAQREGIALEQALRAPPPEPTTCCGRGCNGCVWEGYYNAVRYWADDALALLDQNS
- the thiS gene encoding sulfur carrier protein ThiS — translated: MTPPPPEATVHFNDHPLPCPEGLTLAALLEQQGVNPARVATALNARFVPREARAQTPLRAGDVVVTFEAIVGG
- a CDS encoding thiamine phosphate synthase, coding for MSESPVLRIGAREAAARLNLLAGHTPVPMLARVLRARGAAAVVITGDTHDWLDTPHAQGWLARPRSGPADHAARFEAALAQGWVAADAAVLARLPDHASAADLPVLSCGDRRIPWVPPRDARPDAGVYAIVDSAARVRACAEAGARLVQLRIKAERDHPALVPELREALRAAQAHGATLVVNDHWRSALAIGAPALHLGQEDWLSLDETERAAIAAAQALGLQLGLSSHSLWELCRARGAAPAMVACGPVWPTLTKAMPWVPQGLDNLAWWVRMAGLPVVAIGGILAPEQLAQAAATGAATACVVRGLGDDPHATLPVWQAAWREGRSRSRITPPAWPHPTLAPDRPAPPASPAPLPA
- a CDS encoding GntR family transcriptional regulator, producing MNAALELQRPRLLTDVVGERIREAIVTGDLKLGEQVSEAQLAARMGVSKTPVREALVRLQSQGLVEIHPQRGTFVFTLSPQQLAHLLQFRAMVEIEALREAMATHPQALLQRMAQCVKEMKVAERAKDLPALARIDMSFHHAFFECCDNQYLRASYELLRHQLTALRHRSPISNAVSSHQVLVDAVEDQDPKKAAALLRGHVLENEPRYLQACGKA
- a CDS encoding TRAP transporter small permease; the encoded protein is MSSPPSAAPAHPLARAFLAANRWALIGLLGVMAVLVIGNVITRYAFGHSYPWVEEATRYMMIWAAFLGAGPALRVGGHIAIDTLQVALPPALARLLRALIVLIVAATLALVLWLGIEYVDFAWYQESPVLGWSLGKVYLALPLGAALMLVHLAMVARRWIVQGEWERVEGFDPQAL
- a CDS encoding FAD-dependent oxidoreductase — encoded protein: MARIAIAGAGVAGRLMAWRLAHAGHSVSVFDPADGPCPPPPAHTGGGSPGGRSGAAGFSAAGMLSPIAELDHADARIARLGWRSLPRWQAIGAALGGAEPLVRTQGSLLLAHGSDRGAAARVLARIAAVPEAPAPEPLDAAQQRALEPALAPGLLAWHLPGEGQVLPGELLQALAEQAPGVRWHWGTAICSVDPGRLRDSHGREHRCELAVDTRGLGARPQVALRGVRGELVWLHAPGVPLARPLRLLHPRHRVYLVPRPGGRIVVGASEIESEDTSAPSLRSTVELLSAAHSLVPELAEARIERLDSHLRPARTDHLPFVHHESGLLRLNGLFRHGWLIAPALVQDALAAAGLENPHDTATA
- the thiC gene encoding phosphomethylpyrimidine synthase ThiC, whose protein sequence is MNAPDTFAPLLTLTREPFPASTKVFVPGALPGVRVPMREIALTNGERVTVYDTSGPYTDPTAQIDVRQGLAPVRAAWIDARGDTEAYAGRERQALDDGAKHEAPNSSATERLAALRAEAAALQRTPRRARTGRNVTQMHYARQGIVTPEMEYVAIRENGKREWMQEYLGDAEREARLRGNPMGARIPERITPEFVRDEVARGRAIIPANINHPELEPMAIGRNFGVKINANIGNSAVTSSIEEEVEKLVWSIRWGGDTVMDLSTGRNIHTTRDWIVRNSPVPIGTVPIYQALEKVGGVAEDLSWAVFRDTLIEQAEQGVDYFTIHAGLRLPFIPLTTKRRTGIVSRGGSILAKWCITHHKENFLYTHFEEICDIMKAYDVSFSLGDGLRPGSAADANDEAQFAELRTLGELTQIAWKHDVQTMIEGPGHVPMHLIQANMDEQLKHCHEAPFYTLGPLTIDIAPGYDHIASAIGAAMIGWMGTAMLCYVTPKEHLGLPDRDDVKQGIIAYKIAAHAADIAKGHPGARARDDAMSKARFEFRWRDQFALGLDPDTAEAYHDETLPKDSSKEAHFCSMCGPKFCSMKITQDVREYAERGMAEKSAAFKAAGGAFYVPLETLKKG
- a CDS encoding PA0069 family radical SAM protein produces the protein MTDTIIPVGLLKGRGVSFRQPHRFESAQRNPFDDGWGTLDEAQAEAQPAPATSVSWEDARSAITTNASPDIGFLHGLNPYRGCEHGCVYCYARPSHSYLNLSPGLDFETRLIAKRGLAEVLARELQRPGYRPEHIAIGTVTDAYQPIERELRLTRACLEVLARAQHPLAIVTKGSGVERDIDLLAPMGANGLAAVYVTVTTLDARLARVLEPRAAAPHRRLRTIRTLAEAGIPVGVSVSPQIPFLNEDMEQVLEAAREAGARRAFYQVLRLPWELSPIFRQWLMQHCPDRAGRVMARIQDMRGGQDYDSDFGTRMKGSGPWADLLRQRFHKACTRLGYQQERTPFDTTRFTPGALSAQGQLF
- a CDS encoding thiazole synthase is translated as MIGTAGYPSPAVLRDAIAASGAAVVTVGLRRTLAAAGDNGFLGELLTELRARGLHLLPNTAGCRSAREAVALAHMARELHGTRWIKLEVVGDEHTLQPDPWGTLEAATELVRAGFAVFPYCTDDLVSCQRLLDAGCELLMPWGAPIGSGQGLLNPWALRTLRARLPGVPLVVDAGIGAPSHAAQALELGFDAVLLNSAVSQARDPVAMASAFGDAVRAGRLAFEAGVMAPQDMAVASTPVAGRPLLIG